A segment of the Desulfomicrobium escambiense DSM 10707 genome:
GACGAGATCGTCCAGGCCAGCCTGGACAGATACATCGTGGAGCAGGCGTTCCGTCAGACCAAGGACGATGACCTGATCAGCATGTTCCCGATACGGCACTGGACCGATTCGAAAATCAAGTGCCATTTCCTGAGCTGCATCATAGCCTTGGCGTATCTGCGTCTGATCGAATTGAAGCTGGAAGACGCCGGCATCCACATGACCGCCCAACGGACCATGGACCTCATGCGCAATCTGCACTCGTGTCTGTGCTGGAACGGAGAGAAGGAAAAGGCATGGCGGATGATTGAGGAGCCAACACAGGATCAGGCCAGGGTCCTGACTGCGTTCGGCTATGAAGTCGAGCGTGGGGTCTTACAGAAAATCAAGAGCTAATATGCTGTATTGTTGGGAATAATCGACTCATTTGATCAAAAACTTTCGAAACTCCTGCTGAACATCCCGGACAAGCGGAAGGCCCTGCTGGCTGCGGGCATTCTCGGGGTGTCGGTTGGCGTGGCCGCCTTGGACCTGCTTCCCGCCGCGGTGTCCTTCGCTGGCGGAGTGCTGGCGTCCATGGCGCTGCGGACCGTCCCGCTGCGCACTGTCTACGAGGCGGTCGACTGGCCTGTGGTCATCTTGTTGGGGGCGCTTCTGCCTGTAGCGGGCGCCATGCAGAGCACCGGCTTGGCGGACCTGATCGCGCGCCTGCTGCTGGACACCATGGCGCAGGGAAATGCCTTTGTCGGCCTGGCGGTGATCATGGCCACGACCATGGTGCTGACCGATTTCATGAACAACACCGCCACCGCGGCCGTGATGGCTCCCGTCGGGCTGGGCGCAGCGCTCAGGCTGGGCGTGAACCCGGACACGTTTCTCATGGCGGTCGCCATCGGGGCTTCCTGCGCCTTCCTGACCCCTATCGGACACCAGAACAACACCCTGATCCTCGGCCCCGGGGGTTTTCGTTTCGGCGACTACTGGCGCATGGGGCTGCCGATGGACGTTCTCGTCCTGTCCGTAAGCCTTCCGCTGCTGCTCATATTCTGGCCGTTGTGAGGGGTGCGCGCAACAGGGCCGCGAGCCGTCACTGCTTGCCGGACGCCGGCGCGACGAGAAAGGCCGCCTGCCTTGTGGGAAAGCAGGCGGCCCAGGGAGGGGGAGGGAGCAGGCGTTCCGAAGCCTCCAGGCATCGTCCGATGCCGGGGGGCTAGGGCAGCATCCAGCTCAGGGGGTAGGCCTGGAGATATGTCAGCACACTGACGAAGATGATCATCGCGATGGAGTGCTTCAGGGTGAAGAGGAAGAGGTTGCCTTCCTCGCCGACCAT
Coding sequences within it:
- a CDS encoding SLC13 family permease; this translates as MGIIDSFDQKLSKLLLNIPDKRKALLAAGILGVSVGVAALDLLPAAVSFAGGVLASMALRTVPLRTVYEAVDWPVVILLGALLPVAGAMQSTGLADLIARLLLDTMAQGNAFVGLAVIMATTMVLTDFMNNTATAAVMAPVGLGAALRLGVNPDTFLMAVAIGASCAFLTPIGHQNNTLILGPGGFRFGDYWRMGLPMDVLVLSVSLPLLLIFWPL